The nucleotide window GACACCTTCGGTCGTATTGGAATCGAGACGAAGTACGTCCAGAAAAGGGAGGGGGACACAGTTCTCGCGGAGGGTCACAAACAGATCACGCACCGATATTGGGACAAACCGTATCAAGGTGAAGAGATTCTTCTCTGGGTTCTCTGCCCGTACTTGGAAGGCGAGTACGAAAACGAGAAAAGTAGCTATCATCGTACCCTCTTGAAAAGACGTCATCAGGCTTCAGAGTCGTTCTGCAACCAGTACGGTATCGGCTATCTCCAGCTGTCCACGAATTTCACTTCGATTACGTATGCACCCCACGTCCCCAAACTTCGAATTCCAGCCTTTCCGGTCGATGATGAGATTCCATATCGCAGTTACGAAACGGTGGACATCAACTTCATCCGTGATGCAGTAGCGTCCAAACGCGACTGGGATGACCAGTAAGATATGCAGAAAACACGTGCAGCACGCTACGTAGAATAGAACTATCTTGGAAACACTATTCCATGTATTCTGTATCCCTAACCTGCATAATCAGTGTTGAGTTGACGGGGGATATCTTGTTGTTCAATTTTTTACTGCTACCGTCGCAGATTTCACTCAGTAGGTCATATTCCTACTATGGTAACCGAGCTCGCCGAGGGCATCCACTGGTTCGAACTGACCGGCGTGAACGCCTATCTCGTCGAGGATGACGTGCTCACGCTCGTCGACGCCGGCACGCCGTTCGACGCGCATGCTATCGAAGCCGGCATCCAGAACGCCGGCCACGCGGTCGGGGACATTGAGCGCGTCCTGCTCACGCACTACGATTTCGACCACACTGGCGCGCTCGCGCGGCTTCCGGACCTCGATGCGACGATCCGTGCCGGCGCGGCCGACGCCGCCATCCTCACCGGCGAGCGAAAACCACCGCTCTCGAATCATAAGGGGCTGCTCCAGCGCGTCTCGGGACCGT belongs to Halococcus qingdaonensis and includes:
- a CDS encoding MBL fold metallo-hydrolase gives rise to the protein MVTELAEGIHWFELTGVNAYLVEDDVLTLVDAGTPFDAHAIEAGIQNAGHAVGDIERVLLTHYDFDHTGALARLPDLDATIRAGAADAAILTGERKPPLSNHKGLLQRVSGPFVRTPDCPIEPIADGEQIGSFTAYHTPGHTPGHTAFVSEECSAGFLGDLVFEDRGALAPSSWLVSYDTIAVATSIRSLVERAPGFDALGMGHGVPFLRDGDERLADLAAN